In Ochrobactrum vermis, the following proteins share a genomic window:
- a CDS encoding sugar-binding transcriptional regulator gives MNESEDSLMVRVAWLYYIGGFNQEATAARLGLTRARVNKILGEARESGLVSISIDHQNAGTLPLENKLMRRYGLEFCVSTPPFDFDTDDTASEIRKQVSFRAVGVAAATYLKNFLADNQEATIGTGWGRTIEQMTLQLAGVRAPQARFISVMGSLTANSAYNPFEVVHMLARRTGGQGFFLPVPFIADSAEDRKVLISQRSVARAMEIARTASVCFISAGELTEDSLLRRQNMLSKPELESLRAAGAIGDTNGIFFDKEGRQVDHEMNQRTIALGFAELQKVQVVLLIAGQEKAIAARALLKSGIVNGLIIDGDAAEALLKLDSSKTDLP, from the coding sequence ATGAACGAATCTGAAGACAGCCTTATGGTGCGTGTCGCGTGGTTATATTACATCGGTGGATTCAACCAGGAGGCGACTGCTGCGCGACTGGGCCTGACCCGGGCGCGCGTGAATAAAATTCTCGGAGAAGCCCGCGAAAGTGGTCTTGTCAGCATCTCCATCGACCATCAGAATGCTGGCACGCTGCCGCTCGAAAACAAACTTATGCGTCGCTATGGACTGGAATTCTGCGTTTCAACGCCACCATTTGACTTCGATACAGACGACACTGCGTCTGAAATCCGTAAGCAAGTTTCGTTTCGCGCAGTTGGCGTCGCTGCTGCAACTTACCTAAAGAATTTTCTTGCCGACAATCAGGAAGCGACCATTGGCACCGGCTGGGGACGCACCATAGAGCAGATGACGTTGCAACTTGCCGGTGTGCGAGCGCCGCAAGCGCGCTTCATTTCCGTCATGGGATCGCTGACCGCCAACTCTGCCTATAACCCATTCGAAGTTGTGCATATGTTGGCACGCCGCACTGGCGGACAGGGCTTTTTCCTACCCGTGCCGTTCATTGCCGATTCTGCCGAGGACAGAAAAGTTCTGATTTCCCAACGATCTGTAGCGCGCGCGATGGAAATTGCCCGCACGGCTTCGGTCTGTTTCATCAGTGCTGGCGAGTTGACAGAAGATTCATTGTTGCGCCGCCAAAATATGTTGAGCAAACCGGAGCTTGAAAGCCTCCGGGCCGCAGGCGCAATTGGTGACACCAACGGCATTTTCTTTGATAAAGAGGGCCGTCAGGTCGACCATGAAATGAACCAACGCACTATCGCTCTCGGATTTGCCGAATTGCAGAAGGTTCAGGTCGTCCTGCTCATCGCGGGCCAGGAAAAGGCTATCGCTGCCAGAGCTCTTTTGAAGAGCGGTATAGTCAATGGCCTCATCATAGATGGTGATGCAGCCGAAGCGCTACTGAAGCTAGACAGCTCCAAAACTGACCTGCCATAA
- a CDS encoding alpha-ketoacid dehydrogenase subunit beta, translating to MVAMTYRDALRKALDDAMAEDNTIVVIGEEVGRYGGAYGVTKDLIGKYGPERLIDTPISEPAIIGAAVGAAMTGLRPVAELMYIDFLGMTMDQLANQAAKIRYMFGGQTGVPMVLRTQGGTGRSAGAQHSQSLEAWIMHTPGLRLAMPATVQDAYHMLRQSLTKPDPVVFIEHKALYTRKEEVDLDAEPLAWGKAAVRRTGKDLVIVTYSRQLFYALDAAEKLSAKGIEATVIDLRTLNPLDFDTVREHVERVGKAMVVSEGVLTAGVAAELAARITEECFDYLEQPVVRVAGEDIPISVSQELEAGSVPTAELIRSVAERMLS from the coding sequence ATGGTTGCCATGACTTACCGCGATGCGCTGCGTAAAGCGCTGGATGATGCCATGGCTGAAGACAACACTATCGTTGTGATCGGCGAAGAGGTGGGCCGTTATGGGGGTGCCTACGGTGTTACCAAAGATCTGATCGGCAAATACGGCCCTGAACGCCTGATCGATACACCGATTTCAGAACCTGCAATTATTGGTGCTGCCGTGGGTGCAGCAATGACCGGGCTGCGCCCGGTCGCTGAACTCATGTATATCGACTTTCTCGGAATGACCATGGATCAACTGGCCAATCAGGCGGCAAAGATCCGCTACATGTTCGGTGGGCAGACCGGAGTGCCGATGGTGTTGCGAACGCAGGGCGGCACAGGACGCTCCGCTGGCGCGCAACACTCGCAGAGCTTAGAGGCATGGATCATGCACACGCCAGGTTTGCGGCTCGCCATGCCTGCTACGGTTCAGGATGCCTATCACATGCTGCGTCAGAGCCTCACAAAACCCGATCCGGTCGTCTTTATCGAGCACAAGGCACTCTACACACGCAAGGAAGAGGTTGATCTCGATGCGGAGCCCTTGGCATGGGGCAAGGCTGCGGTTCGTCGTACAGGCAAGGATCTGGTTATCGTCACCTATTCGCGCCAGCTCTTTTACGCTCTTGATGCAGCTGAAAAACTTTCGGCCAAGGGAATTGAAGCAACCGTTATCGATCTTCGCACGCTCAATCCGCTCGATTTTGATACGGTGCGTGAACATGTCGAGCGTGTAGGCAAGGCCATGGTTGTTTCCGAAGGCGTCTTGACCGCAGGTGTTGCCGCAGAACTTGCCGCCCGCATCACGGAAGAATGTTTCGATTATCTGGAACAACCGGTTGTGCGTGTTGCGGGCGAAGACATCCCGATCTCCGTTTCGCAGGAGCTTGAAGCTGGCAGCGTGCCGACCGCAGAACTTATCCGGTCTGTCGCGGAAAGAATGCTGTCATGA
- a CDS encoding ABC transporter ATP-binding protein, which translates to MATIELEKLVKRYGKVEAVRAIDLQIKDGEFVVFVGPSGCGKSTTLRMIAGLEDISGGHMKIGGDVVNERDPKQRNIAMVFQNYAIYPHMTVRQNIGFGLYTSKLSKADKAKRIEETGKALGLEPYLDRRPAALSGGQRQRVAIGRAMVRNPSAFLFDEPLSNLDAQLRAQMRIEIKRLHQRLKTTTVYVTHDQVEAMTMADRIVVMRDGRILQTGTPTELYENPTDVFTARFIGSPSMNLIAGRRNGSGVELVPDGDILVGVRPHDLKVEEGTPGSLSLSGTVTAVEPLGAETLVHLDVNGVSVIGTAPGKVIPATGGTLSVSAPAGSLYLFDAETEKSLGRL; encoded by the coding sequence ATGGCAACCATCGAACTTGAAAAGCTGGTCAAGCGTTATGGCAAGGTCGAGGCGGTCCGGGCGATCGATCTCCAGATCAAGGATGGCGAATTCGTCGTTTTTGTTGGTCCTTCGGGATGCGGTAAATCGACGACCTTGCGCATGATCGCAGGACTTGAGGACATTTCCGGCGGTCACATGAAGATCGGTGGCGACGTCGTCAATGAACGCGATCCGAAGCAGCGTAACATTGCCATGGTGTTCCAGAATTACGCCATCTATCCGCATATGACGGTGCGCCAGAACATTGGTTTTGGGCTTTACACGTCGAAACTGTCCAAGGCCGACAAGGCCAAGCGCATTGAGGAAACCGGCAAGGCGCTCGGGCTGGAACCCTATCTCGACCGTCGCCCGGCGGCATTGTCCGGTGGCCAGCGCCAGCGTGTCGCCATCGGTCGCGCCATGGTGCGCAATCCGTCAGCCTTCCTTTTCGATGAGCCGCTATCGAACCTCGACGCCCAGCTTCGCGCGCAGATGCGTATCGAAATCAAGCGCTTGCATCAGCGTCTCAAGACGACAACCGTTTACGTAACGCATGACCAGGTTGAAGCCATGACCATGGCCGACCGCATCGTCGTCATGCGCGATGGTCGCATTCTGCAGACCGGCACGCCGACCGAGCTTTATGAAAATCCGACCGACGTGTTCACGGCCCGCTTCATCGGTAGCCCGTCGATGAACCTGATCGCGGGGCGCCGCAATGGATCGGGCGTGGAACTTGTGCCCGACGGCGACATTCTGGTCGGCGTTCGCCCGCACGACCTGAAAGTCGAGGAAGGCACACCCGGCAGCTTGTCGCTTTCTGGTACGGTGACGGCGGTGGAGCCACTCGGTGCGGAGACGCTGGTCCATCTGGACGTCAACGGCGTTTCGGTGATTGGCACAGCGCCGGGCAAGGTCATTCCCGCAACGGGCGGCACGCTTTCCGTGTCAGCACCCGCCGGAAGCCTGTATCTCTTCGATGCCGAGACCGAGAAAAGTCTGGGCCGCCTATGA
- a CDS encoding ABC transporter permease codes for MNARSSAVTPQSARHAQSFSKKLKGEWLLKYSTLFVLFLLFAGFSLTVDRFLTANNLLNIIQQISMLTIVGAGLTFGFAAREMDLSVGYMVGMAGIIVPLLLVAGTPLPLALLAGLGAGLVVGSVNAALVTLVGVPSLIATLATGSILYGINFLMTGGRAIYGGLPASYLWLGQGQLFGIPVLAYAMVIVVFVAWFLMERTVFGRYIYAVGGNLKAAELSGVNGRFYRAAALVVCSIFAAVAGALLAARLGSGQPNAGERYLLDGLATVFIGMTMFRPGTATIAGTFFGALFIGVINNGLNLIGMDTYIQSIVKGLIILVAVAVVSRTTKLKLL; via the coding sequence ATGAACGCCCGATCCTCAGCGGTCACACCGCAATCTGCTCGCCATGCGCAGAGTTTCAGCAAAAAACTCAAAGGCGAGTGGCTGCTCAAATACAGTACGCTTTTTGTGCTTTTCCTCCTGTTCGCCGGCTTTTCACTCACGGTTGACCGCTTTCTGACAGCGAATAATCTTCTCAACATCATCCAGCAGATTTCCATGCTGACCATTGTCGGAGCAGGATTGACTTTCGGCTTTGCTGCCCGTGAGATGGATTTGTCGGTCGGCTATATGGTCGGAATGGCGGGTATTATCGTCCCCCTTCTGCTGGTTGCCGGCACACCTTTGCCGCTGGCATTGCTTGCCGGTCTCGGTGCTGGTCTGGTGGTGGGGTCCGTCAATGCAGCGCTTGTAACGCTGGTGGGGGTGCCTTCGTTGATTGCCACACTCGCAACAGGGTCCATTCTTTACGGCATCAACTTTTTGATGACTGGCGGGCGCGCCATCTATGGTGGTCTTCCGGCCAGTTATCTCTGGCTTGGACAAGGCCAGCTGTTTGGTATCCCGGTTCTTGCTTATGCTATGGTGATCGTTGTTTTTGTGGCCTGGTTTCTGATGGAACGGACCGTATTCGGCCGGTACATTTATGCGGTCGGCGGCAATCTCAAAGCAGCGGAACTTTCCGGCGTTAACGGTCGTTTTTATCGCGCTGCCGCTCTTGTGGTCTGTTCAATTTTCGCAGCCGTTGCCGGCGCGCTTCTTGCAGCACGTCTGGGCTCTGGCCAACCTAACGCGGGTGAACGCTATCTGCTCGACGGCCTCGCCACGGTGTTTATCGGAATGACCATGTTCCGTCCGGGTACTGCAACAATTGCAGGAACTTTCTTCGGCGCGCTTTTCATCGGCGTCATCAATAACGGCCTCAACCTCATCGGGATGGACACATACATCCAGAGCATTGTGAAGGGTCTTATCATTCTCGTCGCGGTCGCGGTCGTTTCGCGTACCACCAAACTGAAGCTCCTTTGA
- a CDS encoding carbohydrate kinase family protein, with product MIPQQFRRPAVLSIGRIYCDLIFTGLQSLPQPGREVFAENMKMAAGGGAFISAAHLAHAGRAVALVARLGFDGLSRGLEPDLKIDGVDLRFLERADDAGPQVTVASVIGNDRAFLSRRAGSALPSTLEAALQWKDAGHLHIAEFATLHEIPDLVQQAKAAGLSVSLDPSWDETLIYDPGLLAVCEGVDIFLPNREEAQAITGHEDPAKALDTLAGHFPVVALKGGGEGAWLRTAEADLYMAAKDVPVIDTTGAGDAFNAGFIDAWLEGHDAHRALAAGIEYGGLAVQAAGGASILRSPERLAG from the coding sequence ATGATACCGCAACAATTCAGGCGTCCGGCTGTCCTGAGTATCGGGCGGATTTACTGCGATCTCATCTTCACCGGGCTGCAATCACTGCCGCAGCCTGGACGTGAGGTCTTTGCCGAAAACATGAAGATGGCGGCAGGCGGCGGGGCCTTTATTTCCGCTGCGCATCTGGCTCATGCGGGAAGGGCGGTGGCGCTGGTCGCACGTCTCGGCTTTGATGGCCTGTCACGCGGGCTTGAGCCTGACCTGAAGATCGACGGTGTTGATCTGCGCTTTCTGGAGCGGGCCGACGATGCTGGGCCACAGGTGACAGTGGCAAGCGTGATCGGCAATGACCGCGCATTCCTGTCGCGCCGCGCCGGTTCGGCGCTTCCTTCGACGCTGGAAGCCGCGTTGCAATGGAAGGATGCAGGGCATCTGCATATTGCTGAATTCGCCACGCTGCACGAAATCCCTGATCTCGTGCAGCAGGCAAAGGCGGCGGGTCTTTCCGTCTCGCTCGACCCGAGCTGGGATGAAACGCTGATCTACGACCCTGGTCTGCTCGCCGTCTGTGAGGGCGTCGATATATTCCTTCCTAACCGTGAGGAAGCTCAGGCCATCACCGGCCATGAGGATCCGGCCAAGGCACTCGACACGCTTGCCGGGCACTTTCCAGTGGTGGCTCTCAAGGGCGGCGGAGAAGGGGCGTGGCTGCGCACTGCCGAAGCGGATCTTTACATGGCGGCCAAGGACGTACCGGTCATCGATACGACGGGAGCGGGCGATGCTTTCAACGCTGGCTTCATCGATGCCTGGCTGGAAGGTCACGACGCGCACCGGGCACTTGCGGCCGGTATCGAATATGGAGGCCTCGCCGTACAGGCGGCAGGCGGCGCATCCATCCTGCGTTCGCCCGAACGATTGGCCGGATAA
- the argH gene encoding argininosuccinate lyase yields the protein MSDLDPRLSDKSVFPDPVYNETVLRPLFDGAKTHHVDGFRRIDRAHLVMLTETGILDRAQAAAIAGALEAIDKEIDPSKLTYTGEVEDFFFLIEKELKARIGADTAGRLHTARSRNDIDHTLFKLGLKDRIDTLMTQARNVLDAMIAAAEREKETLIVAYTHGQPAQPSTFGHYLSAAIEVLIRDMERMEAARAIVNLSPMGAAAITTSGFPIDRARVASLLGFAAPLPNSYSCIAAVDYITSTYSALELMFVHLGRFIQDFQFWTSFEVGQIYVPNAFVQISSIMPQKRNPVPIEHMRHLASQTMGRARTVLDVMHNTPFTDMNDSEGETQQMGYEAFTSAGRVLDLLAAFIGAIRIDPARVAENIRRSCITITELADSLVRIEGLSFRQAHEIAARVARAVVAMGGGLEKDGFEPFLDAFRESAGREPSFGREKFEELVSPQHFVAVRDRLGGPAPTAMNAALARHKAEADHFKAAAFDHAAAEAKAARELNEKFSALVEAR from the coding sequence ATGTCCGATCTCGATCCACGGCTGTCCGATAAAAGCGTCTTTCCCGATCCGGTTTATAATGAAACCGTGCTTCGTCCGCTTTTTGATGGCGCCAAGACCCATCACGTCGATGGTTTCCGCCGCATCGACCGCGCCCATCTTGTCATGTTGACCGAAACCGGCATTCTCGACCGCGCGCAGGCCGCAGCCATTGCGGGTGCGCTGGAAGCCATCGACAAGGAAATCGATCCTTCGAAACTCACCTATACAGGGGAGGTGGAGGACTTCTTCTTCCTCATCGAGAAAGAGCTGAAAGCACGCATTGGTGCCGACACTGCCGGTCGCCTTCACACGGCGCGCTCACGCAATGATATTGACCACACACTGTTCAAGCTTGGCCTCAAGGATCGCATCGATACGCTGATGACGCAGGCCCGAAATGTGCTTGATGCGATGATAGCGGCTGCCGAGCGTGAAAAGGAGACGCTGATCGTCGCCTATACGCATGGCCAGCCTGCGCAGCCATCGACCTTCGGTCACTATCTTTCGGCGGCAATCGAGGTTCTCATCCGGGATATGGAACGGATGGAAGCCGCGCGTGCCATCGTCAACCTGTCACCCATGGGGGCGGCGGCCATCACCACCTCAGGCTTCCCGATCGATCGCGCACGTGTCGCCAGCCTGTTGGGCTTCGCTGCCCCCTTGCCGAATTCCTATAGCTGCATTGCAGCGGTGGACTATATCACCTCGACCTATTCAGCTCTGGAGCTGATGTTCGTGCATCTGGGACGTTTCATTCAGGACTTCCAGTTCTGGACCAGTTTCGAGGTCGGCCAGATTTACGTGCCGAATGCCTTCGTGCAGATTTCATCGATCATGCCGCAGAAGCGCAATCCGGTTCCGATCGAACATATGCGCCATCTGGCAAGCCAGACCATGGGCCGCGCCCGCACCGTTCTGGACGTCATGCACAACACGCCTTTCACCGACATGAATGACAGTGAGGGCGAAACGCAACAGATGGGTTACGAGGCATTCACCTCTGCCGGTCGCGTGCTCGATCTTCTGGCGGCATTCATCGGCGCGATCCGTATCGATCCGGCCCGTGTGGCAGAAAATATCCGCCGCTCCTGCATCACGATCACCGAACTGGCGGATTCGCTGGTGCGCATCGAAGGCCTTTCGTTCCGGCAGGCGCATGAAATCGCGGCCAGGGTTGCGCGCGCTGTCGTCGCCATGGGCGGCGGTCTGGAGAAGGACGGTTTTGAACCTTTCCTTGACGCTTTCCGCGAGTCCGCCGGGCGCGAACCATCCTTCGGGCGCGAGAAGTTCGAGGAACTGGTCTCGCCGCAACATTTCGTGGCTGTGCGTGACCGTCTCGGCGGTCCGGCGCCGACCGCGATGAATGCAGCGCTCGCGCGACATAAGGCGGAAGCCGATCACTTCAAGGCAGCAGCCTTCGACCATGCGGCTGCCGAAGCAAAGGCTGCCCGTGAACTCAATGAAAAATTCAGTGCACTTGTGGAGGCACGCTGA
- a CDS encoding sugar ABC transporter ATP-binding protein — MAVSLSQIVMSYPGTLALDQVSAEFRFDEVHGLIGENGAGKTTLVSILGGSKSPTSGTITIDGAEVKLSSAGDALRKGIAHVSQEGSLVPGLTGAQNILLGDEPRMGLGIIDSRTLLARANELLGRWFPQVSIDLDQQVDMLPMADQKIIEIVRALRGNVRLLILDEPTATLPAREKESLWEIIKTLPKQGVGIVLISHFLSEIKALSDRITVLRDGRHIATLQAGDSSEAQLIDLMLQRTGGVDASEQETQPARAFGNVVLDVSDWKAGGVEVEHFAIHAGEIIGLIGLTGAGHFGFARSLYAASGVTDGTYLFQGEVQTKIDARTMQKKGVALVPDHRMENALIGDWDVRENLAMVHPSYATFAGTGILFMRREAREADRMMELMNVKAHSRSQFVKDLSGGNKQKVSIGKWLYGADDHYRLMIFIEPTEGVDIGAKREIHAQMRRLAEKGVAVLVTSSDLMEVADVADRVIPFVNGRPGPEIGRDAFSEAKFIAAMAGVTQ; from the coding sequence ATGGCTGTAAGCCTTTCGCAGATCGTGATGTCTTATCCCGGTACTTTAGCGCTTGATCAGGTCAGCGCTGAATTCCGGTTCGATGAGGTTCACGGACTGATCGGAGAAAACGGCGCGGGGAAAACCACCCTGGTCAGCATTCTCGGCGGTAGCAAAAGTCCGACATCCGGCACAATAACGATTGATGGCGCCGAGGTGAAACTCAGCAGCGCCGGCGATGCCTTGCGTAAGGGGATCGCACATGTTTCGCAGGAAGGCAGCCTCGTTCCCGGTCTGACGGGTGCGCAGAATATTCTGTTGGGCGACGAGCCACGCATGGGTCTTGGCATCATCGATAGCCGGACGCTCCTGGCCCGCGCGAACGAGCTGTTGGGCCGCTGGTTTCCTCAAGTTTCTATCGACCTCGACCAGCAGGTCGATATGCTGCCCATGGCCGACCAGAAGATTATCGAAATTGTCCGCGCACTCCGCGGTAATGTGAGGCTACTGATCCTTGACGAGCCAACGGCCACCTTGCCTGCTCGCGAAAAAGAGAGCCTTTGGGAAATCATCAAGACCCTGCCCAAACAGGGTGTCGGCATTGTGCTGATCAGCCACTTTCTTTCTGAAATCAAGGCGCTAAGCGATCGTATTACTGTTTTGCGTGATGGTCGTCACATCGCAACGCTTCAGGCTGGAGATTCGAGCGAGGCGCAACTGATTGACCTCATGCTCCAGCGGACCGGTGGTGTGGATGCAAGCGAACAGGAAACTCAGCCTGCACGTGCATTTGGCAACGTTGTTCTGGACGTTAGCGACTGGAAAGCAGGCGGTGTAGAGGTCGAGCATTTTGCCATTCACGCGGGTGAGATTATCGGGCTTATCGGCCTGACAGGGGCAGGACATTTCGGATTTGCACGCTCGCTTTATGCCGCAAGCGGTGTGACCGACGGAACGTACCTGTTTCAGGGTGAGGTGCAGACGAAAATTGATGCGCGGACGATGCAGAAAAAAGGCGTGGCACTGGTGCCAGACCATCGCATGGAAAACGCGCTTATTGGCGATTGGGACGTACGTGAAAACCTTGCAATGGTGCACCCGTCTTACGCGACTTTTGCTGGTACCGGCATATTGTTCATGCGACGCGAAGCCCGCGAGGCAGACCGGATGATGGAGCTTATGAACGTCAAGGCGCATTCGCGCAGTCAGTTTGTTAAAGATCTGAGTGGCGGTAACAAGCAGAAGGTTTCGATCGGTAAGTGGCTTTACGGAGCCGACGATCACTATCGCCTGATGATCTTCATCGAACCGACGGAAGGCGTCGATATCGGTGCTAAGCGTGAAATTCACGCGCAGATGCGCCGTTTGGCAGAGAAGGGCGTTGCCGTTCTTGTCACCTCGTCAGACCTCATGGAAGTCGCGGATGTGGCTGACCGTGTCATCCCCTTTGTGAACGGACGTCCCGGGCCAGAAATTGGACGCGATGCGTTTTCTGAAGCGAAATTTATTGCTGCAATGGCAGGAGTTACCCAATGA
- a CDS encoding sugar ABC transporter substrate-binding protein, with protein MNTGFFKKSIAAVTLTMLMGTASASATNVAWVHSNAAAQSEQRAKAGFDAWLKETAKDWNVSVLDSGGSGERTASNIQDAASRGVDAIIVSMSDLRASRAAIDAAVAAKIPVFAIDSGQVDGVLVDVTTNNWAMSASVSPYLLNEMGGKGNMIFLRMAEHHGTRKRGDVMAAVVKEYPEVKVIAEHNIDYTAFFEDTTSTVQDYASRFGEEINAVWAPWDEPAQAAINALTAAGLKNVKVIGIDGHPQAIEEVCKPDSLMIATVSQPFEKMGAQTGEWIESIVVKKEDADTVIPSKTVYLDAPLVTKQNCNDFLPNK; from the coding sequence ATGAATACGGGATTTTTCAAGAAGTCCATCGCGGCGGTCACTTTAACCATGCTTATGGGCACTGCCAGTGCATCCGCGACCAATGTAGCCTGGGTGCATTCCAACGCTGCTGCACAATCTGAACAACGCGCCAAGGCTGGATTTGACGCCTGGCTCAAGGAAACCGCCAAGGATTGGAACGTCAGCGTTCTCGATAGCGGCGGCTCGGGCGAACGCACTGCTTCGAACATTCAGGATGCCGCATCGCGCGGAGTAGATGCCATTATCGTAAGCATGTCTGATCTGCGTGCATCGCGTGCAGCGATTGACGCTGCGGTTGCTGCGAAAATTCCAGTCTTCGCCATCGATAGTGGTCAGGTTGACGGTGTGCTCGTTGACGTTACAACCAACAACTGGGCAATGTCTGCTTCTGTGTCCCCTTACCTGCTCAATGAGATGGGTGGCAAAGGAAATATGATTTTCCTGCGCATGGCAGAGCATCATGGCACCCGCAAGCGTGGTGACGTTATGGCTGCCGTGGTGAAGGAATATCCTGAAGTGAAGGTCATCGCCGAACATAATATCGACTACACTGCTTTCTTCGAAGACACGACCAGCACGGTGCAGGATTATGCATCGCGCTTTGGAGAAGAAATCAATGCCGTGTGGGCACCTTGGGATGAACCGGCACAGGCAGCCATCAATGCACTCACCGCAGCTGGTCTGAAAAATGTGAAGGTCATTGGTATCGATGGCCACCCACAGGCAATTGAAGAAGTCTGCAAGCCGGACAGCCTGATGATCGCGACTGTTTCGCAGCCGTTTGAAAAGATGGGCGCGCAGACCGGCGAGTGGATCGAAAGCATCGTCGTGAAGAAGGAAGATGCCGATACCGTCATTCCTTCCAAGACGGTCTATCTTGATGCGCCGCTTGTCACGAAGCAGAACTGCAACGATTTCCTCCCGAATAAGTAG
- a CDS encoding thiamine pyrophosphate-dependent dehydrogenase E1 component subunit alpha: MQNPSNSNLLELYRTMRRIRTFEERVGELFVRGQTAGSMLHLSIGEEAAAAGVCAAMQPQDTFTTHHRGHGIFLARGADPKQMMAEIGGKETGYCRGKGGSMHIADMALGHLGANAIVGGGIPSVVGAGLSSNYLKKNSVSLAFFGDGAMQQGILYESMNMAALWGLPVVFVCINNQYGMGTRVDQATANTAFEQRAHAFGLNGAVVDGLDVEEVKATAQGLIDDARLGKPGFLSVTCYRFFGHARMDKSPYRAEAEETEGRKKDPVKFTRDQLISTGLAQEGALDTMDSAVAAEMDATIDFAVESKAPALTSMFKDVYAVGEPEPEPVRARIDRVLSRDEA, translated from the coding sequence GTGCAAAATCCGAGTAACTCTAATCTCCTCGAACTATACAGAACGATGCGGCGCATCCGCACTTTTGAAGAACGCGTGGGCGAATTGTTCGTGCGCGGCCAGACGGCAGGTTCGATGCTTCACCTGTCCATCGGTGAAGAAGCCGCTGCCGCCGGTGTTTGTGCAGCGATGCAGCCGCAGGATACATTCACGACCCACCATCGCGGACACGGAATATTTCTGGCGCGCGGGGCCGATCCCAAACAGATGATGGCGGAAATCGGCGGTAAGGAAACCGGGTATTGCCGTGGCAAGGGCGGTTCCATGCATATTGCCGATATGGCGCTTGGCCACCTTGGCGCGAACGCAATTGTCGGCGGCGGTATTCCTTCTGTTGTGGGGGCTGGTCTTTCCAGCAATTATCTCAAGAAGAACTCTGTCTCGCTCGCATTCTTTGGCGATGGCGCGATGCAGCAGGGCATTTTGTATGAAAGCATGAACATGGCGGCGCTTTGGGGCCTGCCGGTGGTTTTTGTTTGCATCAATAATCAATACGGCATGGGAACTCGTGTCGATCAGGCAACTGCCAATACGGCGTTTGAACAGCGCGCGCATGCTTTCGGGCTTAACGGTGCCGTGGTCGATGGCCTTGATGTGGAAGAAGTGAAGGCCACAGCACAAGGGCTCATCGATGATGCGCGTCTGGGCAAGCCGGGCTTTCTTTCCGTCACCTGCTATCGTTTCTTCGGCCATGCGCGCATGGACAAGAGCCCATACCGCGCAGAAGCGGAAGAGACGGAAGGGCGCAAGAAAGATCCGGTGAAGTTCACGCGCGATCAGCTGATCTCGACAGGTCTTGCGCAGGAAGGAGCCCTCGACACGATGGACAGCGCAGTTGCTGCGGAGATGGACGCGACGATCGATTTCGCAGTCGAATCCAAAGCTCCGGCACTCACCTCCATGTTCAAAGATGTTTACGCCGTGGGTGAACCTGAACCGGAGCCGGTTCGTGCCCGTATCGACCGCGTACTTTCCAGGGATGAAGCATAA